The DNA sequence TATTAAAAAATTAAAAAATGGAAAAAATAAAAAAAATGAATAAAAAAATTAGAAATATAGCAATTATTGCTCATGTTGATCATGGAAAAACAACATTAATAGATAAATTGCTACAACAATCTGGAATATTTAAAAATCATGAAAAAAAAAAAGAAAGAGTAATGGATAGTAATGATTTAGAAAAAGAAAGAGGAATAACAATAACTTCTAAAAATACATCTATAATATGGAAAGAATATAAAATAAATATTGTAGACACTCCTGGTCATGCAGATTTTGGAGGTGAAGTAGAACGAGTTTTATCTATGGTAGATTCTGTTCTATTAGTTGTAGATGCTTTAGATGGACCAATGCCTCAAACTAGATTTGTAACAGAAAAATCTTTTAAATATAATATTAATCCAATTTTAGTAGTAAATAAAGTAGATAGAAAAAATGCTAGACCAGATTGGGTTATAGATCAAGTATTTGATTTATTTATTAATTTAAATGCAACAGATAAACAATTAGATTTTCCAATAATTTATACATCAGCTTTACTAGGAAAATCAGGTTATGATTATAAAAAATTAAAAAATAATATGACTCCTTTATTAAAATCTATAATTAAATATACACCAGCTCCAAAAAATAATGTTAAAAAAAAATTTAAAATGCAAATATCTCAATTAGATTATGATAATTATCTTGGGGTAATTGGAATAGGACGAATTCAATCAGGTTCAATTAAAATAAATAAACAAATTAAAGTGATAAATAATAAAGGAAAAAATTATTTTGGAAAAATAAATAAAATATTAACATATGTTGGGTTAAAAAGAGTTAACACCGACACAGCAATATCAGGAGATATTATTGCAATTACAGGAATTAATAATATTAAAATTTCCGATACAATATGTGATATTCAAAATAACATTCCATTACCAAAATTAAAAATAGATGAACCTACAGTAAAAATGTTTTTTTCAGTAAATTCTTCTCCTTTTTCAGGAAAAGAAGGAAAATATATTACATCTAGAAATATTTTAGAACGATTAAATAAAGAAAAAATACATAATGTAGCATTAAAAGTAGAAGAAACTAAAGATTCTAGTGTATTTTGTGTTTCTGGAAGAGGAGAACTTCATTTATCTATTCTAATAGAAAATATGAGAAGAGAAGGATATGAATTAGAAGTATCTCGACCAAAAGTTATATTTAAAAAAATAAATAATATAAAACAAGAACCATTTGAAAATGTTGTTTTAGATATTGAAGAAAAAAATCAAGGAGTGATAATGAAATATTTAGGTGAAAGAAAAGGAGAAATAAAAAATATGATTTCAGATAATAAAGGAAGAGTAAGATTAGAATATGTTCTTTCTAGTAGAGCTCTTATTGGCTTTAGATCTGAACTAACTAATATAACTTCTGGTACAGGTTTATTTTGTTCATCATTTAGTCATTATGAAAAATTATCTAATATTAATATTGGTCAAAGAAGAAATGGTGTATTAATTTCAAATAATACAGGATATGCTGTTGCTTTTGCATTATTTAATTTACAAGATCGAGGAAAATTATTTCTAGGTCACGGAGCTCATGTTTATCAAGGTCAAATTATCGGCATGCATAGTAAATCTAATGATTTAACAGTTAATTGTTTATCTGGAAAAAAACTAACAAATATGAGAGCTTCAGGAACAGATGAAGCAATTAATTTAATTAAACCTATAATTTTTACATTAGAACAAGCAATGAGCTTTATAAATGATGATGAATTAATAGAAATAACACCAAAATCTATTAGATTAAGAAAAAAATTTTTAACAGAAAATCAAAGAAAATGTGCATTTAGAAAAAAATAAAAAAATTATTTTTTTAATAAATTTTTAATTAATTTTTTATATTTTATATTTTGATATTGAGTTAATAATTTTTCAGAATAAATAATAGATTGCAAATCAGAAATTGAATTTTTAAAATTATCATTTATGATTAAATAATCATATTCTAAATAATGAATCATATCATTAAAAAAATTTTTCATTCTTCTTAATATTACCGATTTTTTATCTTGATTTCTATAATATAATCTATTTAATAATTCTTTCTTTGAAGGAGGTAACAAAAAAATACTTTTTGAAAAAGGAAATATTTTTTTAATTTGTTTTGAACCTTGCCAATCTATATCTAATAAAATATCTTTTTTTTTAATAAGAATTTTTTTAATTTTTTTTAAAGATGTTCCATAATAATTATTGAAAACTTTAGCATATTCTAAAAATTTATTTTTTTTAATCATATATTTAAATTTTTTTTTAGATATAAAATAATAATCTAATTTATTTTTTTCTTTAGATCTAATTTTTCTAGTAGTATAAGAAATAGATTTTGTTATATTTATTTTTTTTTCTTTTTTTAAAAAATATTTTATTAAACTAGATTTTCCTACACCACTTGGTGCAGAAATAACAAAAATGTTTCCTTGATTAATCATAATTAATTTATATACTCAAAAATGTTTAAGATTTTTAAAAAAATATAATTTATATATTTAAAAAAATAATAATTTTTAAAATTTAATTTATATTTTTATAATATTTATATATTTTAAAAATTTAATTTTAAAAATATAATTTTTAAATATATAAATATTAATTAATTTAATTAATTATAATAAATTTTTAAAATAAAAATTATTAATTTTATAAATATTATGTATTTTAAATACACAATTTAATACTACTTGAACATATGTTATTTTATTTATTATTACTGAAGATAATAATATTCCTTTTTTTATCCAAGATCTTTTAATCTTAACATATACAAAATTTCCAGGAGAAAATATACTACTTGTAGAATTTTCATCTCTACAATATAAACTAGATAAAATATTTTTATTAAGATTTTTATATTTAATTTTTGAAATATTTTCTTGACCAATATAACATCCTTTATTAAAATCTATAGATTTTTTAAATTTATCTAAATTAATTTCTTGAGGAAAAAAAAGTAATGAAGTTTTTTTTTCAATAATGGGTATATTTTTTTTAATATGTATAAATAAAATTTTTTTTTCATC is a window from the Buchnera aphidicola (Periphyllus koelreuteriae) genome containing:
- the typA gene encoding translational GTPase TypA produces the protein MNKKIRNIAIIAHVDHGKTTLIDKLLQQSGIFKNHEKKKERVMDSNDLEKERGITITSKNTSIIWKEYKINIVDTPGHADFGGEVERVLSMVDSVLLVVDALDGPMPQTRFVTEKSFKYNINPILVVNKVDRKNARPDWVIDQVFDLFINLNATDKQLDFPIIYTSALLGKSGYDYKKLKNNMTPLLKSIIKYTPAPKNNVKKKFKMQISQLDYDNYLGVIGIGRIQSGSIKINKQIKVINNKGKNYFGKINKILTYVGLKRVNTDTAISGDIIAITGINNIKISDTICDIQNNIPLPKLKIDEPTVKMFFSVNSSPFSGKEGKYITSRNILERLNKEKIHNVALKVEETKDSSVFCVSGRGELHLSILIENMRREGYELEVSRPKVIFKKINNIKQEPFENVVLDIEEKNQGVIMKYLGERKGEIKNMISDNKGRVRLEYVLSSRALIGFRSELTNITSGTGLFCSSFSHYEKLSNINIGQRRNGVLISNNTGYAVAFALFNLQDRGKLFLGHGAHVYQGQIIGMHSKSNDLTVNCLSGKKLTNMRASGTDEAINLIKPIIFTLEQAMSFINDDELIEITPKSIRLRKKFLTENQRKCAFRKK
- the gmk gene encoding guanylate kinase, which translates into the protein MNQGNIFVISAPSGVGKSSLIKYFLKKEKKINITKSISYTTRKIRSKEKNKLDYYFISKKKFKYMIKKNKFLEYAKVFNNYYGTSLKKIKKILIKKKDILLDIDWQGSKQIKKIFPFSKSIFLLPPSKKELLNRLYYRNQDKKSVILRRMKNFFNDMIHYLEYDYLIINDNFKNSISDLQSIIYSEKLLTQYQNIKYKKLIKNLLKK